The Myxococcales bacterium DNA window CAACAGCATGGTCAGCACGTGATCGCGCACGGCATCCCGGTGAATGCCGCGCGCGTTGGCGATGACCACGTTGGAGGGGAGTCCGCGCGCCGGAAAGAAGCCGTCGACGCCAGCACCGAGAAAGTGAACAAGGCGAAGACGGGTCGCGGCAGACTAATCGGGCCGCGGCGCACGCCTGCAGACTGGGACCTCAAGCTCCGGCAGCGTCGAGGCGAGCGACGCCGCGTCGACGACGGCGCGCTCCGTGGCGCCAACGTTCGGCACCACCAGGTCGTCGAGGAAGACGAGCTCGCGCCCGGCGGCACCGGCGAGGCTACGCAGCGTTTCACGCGCGGCTTGCGCGCTTTGGTGGGGTGGCACGAAGACGTGCAGTCGCTCCGCGCGCCATGCCATAGTTCGCGAATGTACCAGGCGCCGGCAGCGAGCGTCCTCGCGCGGAGAAAGCTCTGGGCCTCGAACCCGACGCACCGGGGAGAGCGCGCGGTGGTCGTGCGGGTGACACAAGGCGGCACGGCGGCGGCGCTGGGCATCACCGCGGGTGATCGCATCGTGGCCTTGGGCGGAGAGCCGGTACAGTCGTCGACCCATCTTGTGGCTCTCACGAGGGCTTGCGAGTTGGGTTCGCACCTGCACATCAGCGTCGTGCGCGGGGCGGAGCGCATCGAGCTTGCCGGGCCGCTCCTGGCGGCGCCGGTGGAGCAGATCCTGGGGGCCGAGCTGCACCTCGGACACGTGACCGTCGGGGGTCATCGGCTCCGAACGTTGCGGACCGCGCCCACCCTCGTGGCCAACGCGCCCGTGGTGCTCATGCTGCCGGGGCTTGGCTCCGGGTCATGTGAGCTGTCCTCCGACGACAGCGATCCCCAACGACACTTGCTCGTCGGGCTGACGCAGTTGGGTCTAGCGACCTTGCGCGTGGAGCAAGCGGCACCAGCGACAGCGAAGGGCCACCGGCTCGGGAGCGCGGCTTCTTCGACGAGCGCCGGCTGGCGAGCCGCGCTCGATGGGCTGCGCAAAGAGGGTGTGCCCGTTTATCTCTTCGGACAGAGCGTCGGGGGATGATGGCTCCGCTCTTGGCCGGCGAGGAGCGACGGCGTGACGGGGGTCGTCGTGCGGGGCACCTCGGCGCAACGTTGGTGCGACTGCATCACGCAGGCGATGGTGCGGCAGCGCCGACTACGCGGAGCGCCCGACGAAAGCGAAGTCGCTGCGTGGACAGAGCTCTACCGACGTGTCTTTCGTGAGGGGGCGACCCCTGCCGACGTCTTCGCCAGCGCGCCAGCGCTCGGCGGACTCGAGGGACCGTCATGCCACGGGGCGACGATGTTTGGACGCCACGTGTCGTTCTTTCAGGAGCTCGAGCGCCTCGACTTGCAGAGGCTGTGGTCGACGATCACGGCGCCGCTGTTGGTGTTGCACGGAGCCCTTGATTGGGTGTGCACGCCCGAAGAGGGGCACGCGGTAGCGCAAGCGGCAGGCGCGCTCGGGAGGTTCGTCGAGCTGCCGCAGCTCGGCCACGACCTCTTGCGGCACGACAACCTGCACCAGAGCTTCCATGAGCCAGGGAGCGGCGTTTGGGACGGCACCGTGTTGACCGCGCTCGAGGCGTGGCTCGCGACGCTGCCATGACGGAGGCGCTCAGCCTCTGCTACTGGAGCTCCTCCAGGGCAAGACTCCACGTGGCGCGGTCGAAGGGAAGCCCGGGGGCTTCGTTGTCTCGCGTCACGCGCTCATGCTGCCCGACGCGCGCAAGCTCGAGCACGCGATGGTGGCAGTAGGGATTGTTGCCGGGCCGCCCGAAGAGTGCGGTGGCCATCCACGTGCAGCCGCCCCGGCAGGTGTCGCCGTAGTAGCACGTGGCGCAATAGCCCCAGCGCTCGCTCGCCGTTCGATCGCGCATGGCGAAGGGCGCGTGCGCGCTCCCAGATGTCACGAAGCGAGTGCTCTCGGACGTTGCCGCCAACCCACGAGTCCGTGGGGAGCGATGGGCAGCCCTTGATGTCGCCGTTCGACTCGATCCCTAACGTGAGGACTCCGGCGGCGCAGGAGCCCTGGTGTGCGTCCGGCTGAAAGTGCCGTAGCTCCCCCTCGTAGGGACCGAAATAGCCGATGTTGTTGCCGGGCATGAGCTTGATGCGCGCCGCGTCGCATCGCACCTTGAGCGCCGCTAGCAGCGGAAACAGCGTCAGCAGATCACGCGGTTGCAGGATGATCTCAGGCTCATCGGCGGCGCGGCCGACGGGAACCGTGAGCTGCACCTGCCAACCGTGCGCCCCCACCTCGGTGAGCAGCGCGAGGATCTCCGGCAGCTCGTGCATGTTGAGGCGGTTGATCTGCGTGTTGCCGGCGACCTGCATTCCGGCGGCGCGGCAGCGGCGGAGGGCCGCGGCGGCGGCCGCAAACGAGCCCTGGTGCGCGCGCAATCGGTCGTGAGTCGCGGCGGCGCCGTCAATGGAGACAGCCACGCTTTGGACGCCGGCGGCCGCCGCCGAGGCCGCGCGTTCCTCGGTCATGCCGCGACCGCCGGTCACGACGGTGCACTGCATCCCGAGGCGCCGAATCTCTCGCACTACGTCGACGAAGCCATCATGGAGATAGACCTCGCCGCCGATGAGCGCGACCTCTTGAACGCCCAGGGCGGCGAGCTGCGTCGCGAGCTCGATGGCCTCGCGCGTGGTGAGCTCGTCGGGCCGCGCGAGCCCGGCGCGCGAGCCGCAGTTCCGGCACTGCAAGTCGCACTTTAGCGTCAGCTCCCAGACGGCGTAGATCGGCCTGCAGGCGCCATCGACTGCGCGAGCTTCGCCCGCGAGGGGCTCGTGGGCCCCCTGTGCCCCCGACGCGGTGGAGACAGCGCCCGCGAGCGGCAGCCGGCGGCGCGGCCTCGGGGCCTCCATGAGCGCCTGGCGCGTCGTCGCCAAGCGCGCGAGTCATGCGCGGAGGACGTCGCAGGCTTCGTCGGGAAAGACGCAACCGTAGGGCGGACAGATGACTCTGTTGCCCTGCGTCACGCACTGTCCGCCGCGGCGACGCCAGCGCTCGTCGGGCGGAGGAGGCGGAGGAGGCGGCTGATGGACCGAAGTCGTCGCGGTGGTCGTCGCGACGGGAGTGACGGTGCGGCTCCGTTCGTCGTCGGGAGGGCCGCCGAACGTCATGCTCGAGTTGCCGTGCGGCGGCGGCCCCGAGGTCTCGTGGCGCGGGGCTGCGGAAGCCGTCGCGATGGGAAGGGCCTCCTGATTCGGCGACTCGGCCGGTTGCGACGGCGCGCACGCGGCCGTGGAGCCGAGCGCGCAGGCGCTCGCGACGAGCGCCGCGGCGTAACGTCGGCGCCGCGAGACGGGTTCGAGCGGCATTCCCGACGGATCAGGGTCGGGGGGCGCGAGATCCGCTCGCGGGCCGAGGTTCGAGGCGCAGAAGGGGCAGACTGGCTCGTGTTGGAAGACGTGGCGGCGACAGACGGCGCATCGAACGAGAGCCATCGCGGCATGATAGGCGACGCTTGCAAGGCGCAGGACACGAAACGCACCGCGGTGACCGCCACCTAGCCCCTTGCGCGGGCCAGAACTTCGGCCGGCGCGAGGCGACTTTTCGGCATCACGTCACCAGCTGCTGACCCAATCGGCAAGGCGACGGCTGAGGTCGTTGACGACGGCGCAGGAGCCTCCCGCGCCGCTGTCTCCGGCGATCCCGCAAGCGACCGACGCGCCGATGGCGATCACGCCGAGACCGATACCGACCCCGAGAACATTTCCACCGCCCACCTCGGCGAGGAGAGCTTCGTCGAGGGACTCAAGGGAGGCTGCGTGGGTCGAGTGGTTCATGGTTGTTCTCCTGATGAAGGTGGAAGGCGTCGTGGATCGATGGGACTTGGTTACGGACGGGCGTTCCGCGTCGGTCACGTCCTTCCTTGAGCAGGCGCCATGCCATCCGTAAGTGCTGGATTCTTGGTCGCCGATAGGCCCTCCGCGTCCACCGACTTGTACCGGCAACGCCGAGTCGGCGCCGCGCGTCAGGCGGGGCGCACGGCTGCGTTCCGCGTTGAGGGTCACGCCACCTCTTGAGGGTCGGCTACGCTGACGCCATGCGAAGCCCGGTTCTTGCGCTCACCCTGGCACTGCTCGCCGCGTGCGGAGCCGCCTCGTCTTCGGAGCGAGCCCGAACGACTCGCGAAGATGCCGCCGCCGCTGCGTGCCTTCCACGAGGTCTTGTCGCCGGCGTGGCAGGCCAAGGCCGGCGCGGCACGCGTCGCGAAGTCATGCGAAGTTGCCGCCGAGCTCGCGGAGAAGTCCAACGGCGTCGGCGATTCCTC harbors:
- a CDS encoding PDZ domain-containing protein, translated to MYQAPAASVLARRKLWASNPTHRGERAVVVRVTQGGTAAALGITAGDRIVALGGEPVQSSTHLVALTRACELGSHLHISVVRGAERIELAGPLLAAPVEQILGAELHLGHVTVGGHRLRTLRTAPTLVANAPVVLMLPGLGSGSCELSSDDSDPQRHLLVGLTQLGLATLRVEQAAPATAKGHRLGSAASSTSAGWRAALDGLRKEGVPVYLFGQSVGG
- a CDS encoding radical SAM protein, producing MATTRQALMEAPRPRRRLPLAGAVSTASGAQGAHEPLAGEARAVDGACRPIYAVWELTLKCDLQCRNCGSRAGLARPDELTTREAIELATQLAALGVQEVALIGGEVYLHDGFVDVVREIRRLGMQCTVVTGGRGMTEERAASAAAAGVQSVAVSIDGAAATHDRLRAHQGSFAAAAAALRRCRAAGMQVAGNTQINRLNMHELPEILALLTEVGAHGWQVQLTVPVGRAADEPEIILQPRDLLTLFPLLAALKVRCDAARIKLMPGNNIGYFGPYEGELRHFQPDAHQGSCAAGVLTLGIESNGDIKGCPSLPTDSWVGGNVREHSLRDIWERARALRHARSNGERALGLLRHVLLRRHLPGRLHVDGHRTLRAARQQSLLPPSRARACARRAA